A genomic stretch from Theropithecus gelada isolate Dixy chromosome 2, Tgel_1.0, whole genome shotgun sequence includes:
- the IQCF3 gene encoding IQ domain-containing protein F3: MGSKCCKGGPDEDAVERQRKRKLLVAQLHHRKRVKAAGKIQAWWRGVLVRRTLLVAALRAWMIQCWWRTLVQRRIHQRQQALLRVYVIQEQAVVKLQSCIRMWQCRQCYRQMCNSLRLFQVPESSLAFQTDSFLQVQYAIPSKQPEFHIEILSI; encoded by the exons ATGGGCAGTAAATGCTGT AAAGGTGGTCCAGATGAAGATGCAGTAGAAAGACAGAGGAAGCGGAAG TTGCTTGTTGCACAACTGCATCACAGAAAAAGGGTGAAGGCGGCTGGGAAGatccaggcctggtggcgtgGGGTCCTGGTGCGCAGGACCCTGCTGGTCGCTGCCCTCAGGGCCTGGATGATTCAGTGCTGGTGGAGGACGCTGGTGCAGAGACGGATCCATCAACGGCAGCAGGCCCTGTTGAGGGTCTATGTCATCCAGGAGCAGGCAGTGGTCAAACTCCAGTCCTGCATCCGCATGTGGCAGTGCCGGCAATGTTACCGCCAAATGTGCAATTCTCTTCGCTTGTTCCAGGTCCCAGAGAGCAGCCTTGCCTTCCAGACTGATAGCTTTTTACAGGTCCAATATGCAATCCCTTCAAAGCAGCCAGAGTTCCACATTGAAATCCTATCAATCTGA